A DNA window from Aestuariispira ectoiniformans contains the following coding sequences:
- a CDS encoding DUF2160 domain-containing protein, with translation MQWMAWTPVTAAFFVTIVLILVGMTVWQMASPSVARKGFLPIETHRGDRLFISLLGSAFIHLAWLTFTETPVTGIPSATLFLGVEAVADSLGVVTTEIESYSDAMSEILSDHSVIGAFEIAIVWVFAVFRWG, from the coding sequence ATGCAATGGATGGCTTGGACCCCTGTTACGGCAGCTTTCTTTGTCACAATCGTGCTGATCTTGGTGGGGATGACGGTCTGGCAGATGGCATCTCCCTCGGTGGCCCGCAAAGGCTTTCTGCCGATTGAGACCCATCGCGGTGACAGGTTGTTCATCTCGCTGTTGGGCAGCGCCTTTATTCACCTGGCCTGGCTGACGTTTACCGAAACGCCGGTAACCGGCATTCCGTCGGCGACCCTGTTCCTCGGTGTCGAGGCGGTTGCCGACAGCCTTGGTGTGGTGACGACAGAGATCGAATCCTACAGCGATGCGATGTCTGAAATTCTCTCTGATCACTCGGTGATCGGCGCCTTTGAAATCGCAATTGTATGGGTCTTCGCGGTGTTCCGCTGGGGCTGA